The nucleotide window TCCATACAATACCCACAatgcttgaacacacacacatacacgcacacactcacacacaatcgaGACGTATTATGTATTATCTTCACGTCACcctcgctctcccctctctcacctcattctctctcagacATCTTCTCTCTGAAATAGAAAACTAACAGTCCTCCGCCACCATGGTGTCTGACGGTGTTACACACCGCCCCACACTCAGCCCGTcccctctccaccactctccacttacaccccccccccccccacacacacacacacccacacacagttcaGCAGTAAATCTTGTGTATGGTTTTTGTGTCTTTCCTCCTCTGCTGTCTGAGTGATAGGCATGCAGACCCTATCAGGGTCTCAGCCTCAtctgagaaggaggggggcggggggaggggcagatTATTGTCCTTTTATTTTTCAAATGTCAGAGTCGATGTGGCTTGGTTTTTAATgtacccccccgtccccccacatacacacacacacaaacaaacacacacacacacaagacggTGTAGTATAGCTGCAGTCATGAATCACAGAGGAAATAGTACATGGTGAACATATTAGAAGCAACcaatgtgcgtgtgtatgtgtgtgtgtgccagccttGTCTGAGATATTGACTTCTGTGTGAAACTGTCAACATGCATACATCTTTATTTTAAGAAAAGCATATTTTCTCTCATGTTGAGTCATTCTGCCCCAGGCTAATTATAGAAATTGATTTCAGATGTTGGCCTGAATGCGTTTGAAAGCCCTTTACCGTTGCTGTGCAGAGAGCCTCTGTGGACTGGTGGTGTTATGGGTAGTGTAGTGTGGCCTGACATTCTGCAGCCAATGCACACCTGACATGATCCCAATTAGGGCCACTGAGATTATTGATCCTGGAGTATGGATCCTAAGCCCTACACACGGCTCTCTCATCATTCTGGGTTTATACTGGGATAGACGCCCAACCATAGTAGTACTGGGTTAAATGTATTATACCGGGATAGACAGACTATAGGCAGACTTCAAAGAAAACCCACATGTCAGCTATCCGGTGAACATTAATATCTCAACTCCAGTACTTAATTATGTCATTTACTGCTTTATTTGAACTGTACTCAAACTTTTTCTATTATTGATGTACAGTATACCTCTGTAACAGGCCATACATATTTCATGATGATATCTCATTCAAACAGCCACCATATTAGTAGGGGATATGtccactcagacagacagagaggaactaCAGACTGTAGTATACACAGATTTTACACCCAGCGCCTGACAAGGTTTAGCTCCTACAGATGAACTGGCTCTGCTTTGTGGCGCTCAACATCTGGTCGGACtctttgtgtgtttgcctgtgtatatatatatgtgtgtgtgtgtgttccacacatTGGCAAAATGTGTGGAAGGTCGCTGTGTGTGACTGGTGTCCTCCATGTCTGGGTGTGGTTGAGTAGCAAAGCATGATGGGTATTATGTTAATGTCTCCAAGAGGAGACGCCTCCCAGCTGTCAGACTGCTGGCCTGAAGCTCTacttggagaggaggaggagagaagggagcagaggagggggaaggagtggaaaggggaaaggagggagggagaggggggagaggaggagagaccagaagaGGGGAGTGAAAAGAAAGGAGTTAAGGGAAGCAGagcaaagatggagagaaaatgaaaggggctgagggagggaatAGAGCAGCACATTATTCAGATTAAATGAGGGCAAGACCTTGAGGTATTCCTGGAATCTTAAATCTGGTTGTTAAGATTTACTGCTGAaccctgtgagagtgtgtgtatgtatgtgtgtatgtatgttgtgtgtgtgtgtcctatccAATCAGAGACCTCCAATCAGTAGGGAACGGTATTACAGCTCAATAGGAAGCCAGTGATGGTGAATAAGATTGATGAGCGTTGCAGCAAGGTTGTCTACCAGACAACCAGACTGCACGCCTCTCTGTACCAGactacacattacacacactcaGTACCAGACTACAtgttacacacactctctgtaccAGATTACATGTTACACACACTCTTTGTACCAGACTAGTTAAACCTATACCCTGCAGTGTTAGACTGCTCTAGATACCCCAACAcctgttctctcttctctccacacacatctaacactcctctctctctctctctctctctctctctctctctctctctctctctctctctctctctctcctctatctctctctctctctcttacacacacacacacatgctgctgctgctatgAGCATACAGTAGATCAAAACCTAGACACTGAAACCTCCCATTTTGCTGTCAGTAGTCCTTTATTAAGAGTGTCTGAACTCCACAGAGATCTGATTGGTTGTGactttgtctgtgtctgtctgattgGCTAACTGACTAACTTCTTCCTTGTTTGTGGGTACAGCTGGTGGGGTTCATCTATGCCTGCTACGTGGTCAAGCTGATCtcagaagaggaggacagcTGTGAGTATCCATTCTAGAcacatattctctctctctctctctctctctctctctctctctctctctctctctctctctctctctctctctctctctctctctctctctctctctctctctgatacacacacattttcttttttctcacacagtctctctctctcacacacactcacaaacactctttttctctcttgcaCACTTACACTTttacataagcacacacacagtcacacatggaCTCTGTGGAcaaaacactctctctcacacgcataCCCCCACACATGAAATAGAAATATGTCCCAAGTAAATGGTTCAAGATAGAAAGAGCCAGAGtgccacagaaagagagaggctagACCCATACaatttctctcattctttctttctctttcattcatCACCAAGCAACAGcgataaagacagagacagaagaaagagggagaagagagaggagagagagcaggaagcgaGGAGGAAGGGTGCAgaaaggaggtagggaggggggtcACTTCTCTACAAGCAGACTGTGTTCTTCCAATAATATTTATAGGATCTCTTCTCTGATGTCTGCATTATAGTCATCAGATGTTTCCGGGTGCTGGAGTAAATCTATTAGGCACAGGGCCTTGTGATCCTCCCACTCTGAGACTGGAGATGTGGTCGCTGTCCAGAGAGTCAGCCTAGTTGGCACATCAAACCTTTTTCAGGTCAGAAAGAAATGTTTCAAAGAGCACTTGAAGGAACTGACAAATGTTCCATGTGGTATCTCGGAGGGTTCTTTGTTGTTCCAGAGTTCTACACAGCTACCTTTGGTTCATAGAACTcgacactcatacacactcctcccctcctctttccctccaccgctcatccctccctccctcccctatctctgctacacactgctacactccctcttctctttccctccaccacacccccctccctcctctctctatcatccattacctcctctctccctctctccttttaacccccctctctcctctgtggccCAGGAGTGGTACATGTCATTAGAGTTTTAATGAAGAGCAGCTGGTAGTTGCCACTCAATAAAGTCTTTCAGACAGAAGTCTCTGTGCCAGACAGACTCTTTGTACCAGACTACACGTTACACTCTCTCTGTACTCAACCAGACTCTCGCAATGGATAACGCTGACGTTAGACCATCCACTGACATTGTAGAGCTGCCCCAAGACATTTTGCACTATgtctgatagagagagagcgagagagagatagatagagagagagagagagagagagagagagagagagagagagagagagagagagagagagagagagagagagagagagagagagagagagagagagagagagagagagagagagagagagataagataaTGTGAGGACCAAAGCCATGCATTATTCATGGTCAACCAGGAAATTATGTTGCAGTCCCCCACTCCGGGATAACCAATCAGCTTCAGTGAAGCAGAAAGGCGGGATCTCCTGCTGTCTGAGTGACAGCAGAGTTCCATCAGGAGATATAAGCTGTTTATagtgtctctctttttcccaaGCTACAGTATTTGTGCAAGTTTCCatgtgtgcgtgaatgtgtgtgtgtgtcgccacCATGCAATCAGTGTGCAATGTTTCCTATGATCCCTTCTAACACCATGATGAGTGGCATGCAGGCTTCTCCACACGAGCACATTAACACACATCTGCCCGTCTGAATGCTAATATTAGAGCAGCTTCATTACACTGAGGGAGATTCTGCCACAGGGCTGACAAACTGCCCACAGAGGGGGGGGCCAGACAGACTTCCCACAGAGGGAGGGGCCAGACAGACTTCCCACAGAGGGAGGGGCCAGACAGGCTGCTCACTGAGGGAGGGGCCAGACAGACCgcctagagagggaggggccagaCAGACCGCCTACAGAGGGAGGGACCAGACAGACTGCCCACAGCGGGAGGGGCCAGACAGACTGCGTACAGAGGGAGGGGCCAGACAAACTGCCCACAGAGGGAGGGGCCAGACAGACTGCTCACTGAGGGAGGGGCCAGACAAACTGCCCACAGAGGGAGGGGCCAGACAGACTACGTACAGAGGGAGGGGCCAGACAGACTGCCCACAGAGGGAGGGGCTAGACATGCATGTTTTAGCTGATACAGTGCATATGATAGAGGGTTGGTGTCTATGTCTTGTAGAAGCTGTGTGTCTTGTTCTCATTGTTACGCTGTGTCCTGAGACTTTCTAGTTCCAGGTTCAGATGACTGGGATGAATATGTGCTCCATCAATTAAATTGGGAGACAGAATTGTATTGATCATCCGTTGTCTGTGTGCATGATTGATCAGAGCAAAATTCTCAATCAACCCTGAGATCCTGGTCTTCCTCACTCTTCATCCCCCTGGGTCCTTCAGACCCTCCCCCTGGCAGGCCTtatcagtcagccagacagtagacagccagacagtcagccagtcagacagacagacagacagacagacatatatacACAAGCACACGTCCACctacacacgcccacacagacacagggcccTCCCAGCTGTGTTCTGAACTCTCTTGACTGATCTCTCATGTGTCTCTCCAGTTGATTTTATAGGAGGCTTCGACTCTTATGGATACCAGGGACCTCAGAAAACCTCCCACCTGCAACTCCAACCGATGTACATGTGAGTATGACCcagttacacccacacacacacccacacacacacccacacacacccacacacacacacccacacacacacccacccacacacacacccacacacacacccacacacacccacccacacacacccacacacacccacacccacacacacgacacTCACTCTCCTGGTCTGATTGAAGTTTGGTGGTGGTGCTAAGCTTCTCTCATTCTGAGAAATATCAGAGTGGTAATGCTTCTGTCAATACGGCTTAGATACTCCACGCTTACATgtgcacacaaacccacacacactcacacaagcaaacacacacgcacgcacacagtcaaacacacgcgcacgctcAGAGCCATTCACATGCGCTCAGATGCGGATCAACATTGAAACAGTGTGTATCTGGGCTCCTGGAAGGATTCGATGATCTTTAGatgagatgagaggatgagTGCAGAGGATAACAACTGAAGGTGTGTCCTCTCAGTAGGATTATCACCTGAGCAGCCTCCCTGATAACTGCCCCCAGAAACAAGCAGCATCTTAGCCTACACCCTGCCTGGTTAAACAGACCTATAGAATGTATCTCAGGAAAATGGACCattagagacagggagagggggagggagggggaggagattgggtgacagggagagaatgagagagggggagagagagacatacacaaaGGACTGTTACAAATAAAGAACACAATTACGGAGCGTGCTGTGGTTTTATAGCCCCCAGAGGAAGACACAATAGCGATCATACATCAAGCAGAGCAGGGGAACAGGCCTGGAAATGCTTgtgcacaaatgcacacacacactcaaatgcatgcacacacacagacacgcatgctctccctgtcccgcacaaacgcacacacacaaaagcatcaATAGCCAATCATTCCTCCCAGCTGAGGCTCATTAAGAGCAGGTTTTATAGGTTGAGGTGACAGTGAGAAATCCTGGTCTGAGGCCGCTGATATAtacatccctttctctctttcctcctcctcacctcctccccatccctctgccCTGTTGTCTTCTTTGGTATTGTGATGAGCTGAACATGACATGGCCCCCAGACGAGCTAACCACATTGGAACTGTGACCTATTCTATATTTGTATTGTAATTGAAAATACAACGTTTTTAATCAGTATCATTGTGTATTTGGTGTACATGGGTAGTATTATAGCATAATCTGTACTTTGTCAAATCCATACGTGCACAGCTGACTTCATGTTATCTCCTCTGTTCTCTTCCAGGTCAAAGTAACGAGGACTGCCTTACCAACATAAAAAGCTACTGTTTTAACTTCCTGTCCATTTCTTCAATGTCTTAAACATGATACTGTGTCTTAAAGTATGTGAAGAGCCAGACACTCCATGCTCTAACCTCAGAGAGAACACAGtggatgttcctgtgtgtgtgtgtgtgtgtgtgtgtgtgtgtttgtagggcggggtgactgagtgtgtgtagtATTGTGTCTGAGCCAGGCCTTTACTAGGCCAGTCTGCTGGAGCAACAGTGCCACTGTGTGGCTCTACATGGTCACCACAGGAGAAATACAGAACCTCTACTCTCGGAGCTGGATGACAGAGACACATCAGGGAGCCAATAGTATTAATCTCCCTGGACTACGCCCAATTGGACATGTTGACCCGTTGGAACACTGCCAACGCGCTCCCTAGTGTTCTAACTGTGTTCCCACTTAAATTATTGGACAAAACTCTTCACCTGGAGGAATGTCCAATACCTGATCAATACCTGATCGATGAGACTAGTCTTTCTGTGTTTGTGACACAGGGAATCTCAATCTGAGCAGTAGAGCTCTAGGCCCCAATCTCCCTGGACGTATTAGTCCTGACAGAGCCCAGGACTGTAGATGGACAGATGGCAGACTGAGCTTGGCTATCAGGTGGATCACAGGAACACCAGGCCCAGACAGCCGGTCTGGACATTTCTAGAGGCATTTGTGTTATTCTCTGACATCACTGGATTGTTCCCAGACTAGCTAGTGCTGTGTGCTAGCATGCTAACTGGCAAGCCTGCTGAGTAGATAGAATGGTATTCTAACTGGCTAGCCTGCAGACTAGCTAGAGCGGTGTGCTAACCTGCAGACTAGCTAAAGGGGTGTGTTAGCAACTAGCCTTCCCTGTTACACTGAGTGTGAACTTTGTGCTTTTCTAAGACAACGTTGAGTCTCCTAATGACAATGACGTACACTTACAAACTGTTATGAAACTTCTTTAAACTTCTAGGCATTTTTAACATGTGTGACAGTGTTTACTCTTTTTATAGTTGAATACTAATTGCTGATGTTGTGTATGTGGGGGCTTGTATTCTTTTAACTGTATAATGTGTCAGGGGAGTGGAgttgggtggggtgggtgggggggtggggggcagggtgttTAGTGTCAGGACAgccctgggtgggggtggggacagTATCTAAAGTGActgaaacatgtttctgtgtggtGGACTAAAACCCTAAGTCGATCAGGAGCACCTCTCAACTATCAACCCAACCAGAGAATCAAACCCCAGTCTCACTTGACTGCATTAGCATGCTGAGCATGAGCTCTGGGAACACTTCAGGTCTCAGTGAATCACCTCTGACAGGGTCTTCTCAATCTGACCAGGTCTCCATGGCGACCAACTGAGCATGTCTGGACCTTGAACTTTCAGtaaccctaaccacaacccTTCCTACCGGATAGCTCTTCCTGTCACAGAGGCCAAAGATACCTGGAGTTTACTAAGATGATCCACTTCATCATCGGAGAGTGGGAAACAATGTCTGCAATAAACACAGAAAATTCCAACTTTCAATTTTGTGGAACTGGGAGAAATGTTTCCTGGTTCAATTTAAAAAGAGCAAGCAATTTGGCCCAAATTCACATAttaggggacagggagagaaaaaccCTCATGGTCAGAGAGAGCAGCACTAAAGTGGTTAACATAGTGAAGCAGAACTACCAGGAGAGGCCTGGGGGCCAGCGTCTTGAGTTCTACTGAATTCTACCATTCTCTCTAGATGTAGACGTTTTATATTTATGTTACTTTTCAAAAAGACTGTAAATATAATAAAAGCCAACTATGGAAAAGGCCTGTCATGTTCTGTGatttgtgtctggttgtgtgtgtgtgtgtgtttgtttgtaagagagagagaaagagagagagagacctgcatGTGGCTGTGGTGAACCTGTTGCTGCTGTAAGTTATCTGTGCTCGTCAGCGCCCTTGACACGGATCACACACTTAGCCTCATGTTCCACTCAGGCTCTGTCCATAAACAAGACTATTAGTTTCATGGCTCCGAGGgagcacatgcagacacacctgTAGATCCCATGGCACCTTTGAAGATCTCTTCAGATACAACATCTAGACTCACCTGGTCCCTGGAGCACGAGGAGGACCATCACAAACTGTCCTACTCACGCTCCTTTCcaccgctctctcctctctgccactctcttgctttctccccactccctctcccccctcctcactctctctccctctcccacactctctctcctctccccacactTTCGCTCCTCTCCCCgcactctcactctcccctactctccactgtctctctcccccactctcctcatCCCAACCCTTTCTCCTCTACACCACTCTTTATACCTCCTGTGCCCTATGTATAACTAGGAGGTTCAATAACCAGGTATGTGTCAATGGAGAGAGGAGCATGTTGACACCTGACACTAGGACAGACATGGCTGGTAAACAAAACCTGGGACTGACAGGAAGTGCCTCACTTAAACAGGGGAAGCTGGAACCTGAGTCACAAAGTTATATAAAGGTTCATCTGAGCTGAAATGAGAGGGTGATGATATTGCAGATGCTGTAATACCAACTGTGAAGATCTCTCCTGTTCTGACAATGTCCTGCTCTGACAGTACATCTTTATAGTATACAGTACACATTGACTTTTACTAATTCatgataaatacatatattgttAATTATCcttaaaatatttataatattgtAAATTGTCTTCTTGGGGATATACATTCAAAAGACTGATGAAGTGTTGACAGCAGATTTTTGGTTTTGGTGTCATCCATAAAAGTGAATTTCTGTGTGCTCTACTGCCTCTTGTTGGTGACTCTGTTATTGCAGACCGGTCACTGCTACATTGTCGGTGGCGTCATATCCAGGCCTGCTGACTGCGATATTCATTGTCCATTCATTTTGATCatcgctgtctgtctgttccgGGACATGATACTCCGCAGTAATATAATGATTCCAGATATATGTGGTGTCATTGATCTCCCCTAAGAGTCTAGTTTCCCAGTAAGAAGTTGATCTGGTCTAGATTACAATATTTCCAAAACTGTGCTGAGTAAAATCAAAGACGGTATTACGATGTAGGCTATATgttcaaatatttgtatttcatttGGAGTCTATAATAGCAGTATATGTGTGCAGAATGTGAATAGTGTGGGCCTTGCCCTTGACCTCAGAACACTTCAAGTGTAGGCTACAGACTTCTTCGTCTAGCATTTGCTCTGGATGCGCATCCCGCTGCGCCAGGCTGTGCGTCACGCAGCAGCGGATAAGTGACCTGTTGATACCCAGGCGGATATGCACGTGCCAGGgtatcccctgagattgaataTATAATGTCAGAACCGTAATTACGCTACGAATGGATCCGTGAAGTTCACCCCATTGGGTCGCACGAGCCCTTGCTGATATTGCGACTATACAAGCGACCGACAGCACTGGCTCCAGGTCATGTGCGGCTGGGTGAGTGTTACCATAAAGCTCCAGCTTTATGCTCACTCACACGTAGCCTAGACCCGGAAGCACAAGTCGAGGTAGCTcggctttgttttgttttgttagtgACTGGAGTTGGAGCGAGAAGGGAAGGAACGTGTATGGATTGTTCTCCGCTTCGGGAATGGAAGATGACCAGATGTCGGAGGACAATTATCCGTGTAGCACGCTCGGTTTGGTCGGGAGCTGTGAGGACGAGACGGTCTACAATGTCTACAAAGAGTTGCCCGACAAAGTTGAGTCAAGGGGCACAGATTTTGCACAAGATGCCCGGGACAGTAAGGTTCAGACAGCGGGCAGTCACTTGGACATGCACATGCAGAGAATTGAGAAGAGAACGAGCAAAGAAAACGAAGATACGGACAATTTTCGGAGACAGAGCGCGGTGCATATTTTGAAGAGGAATTTCGGGACGTCGCGATCGTTTTCCaccctcaacaacaacaacaatacagCGGATGACCAAAAAGACTTGGATGATAACATTGTTGACATTGTCATTAAACGTATGGAAAGTCTGGACCTGGAGAAGTCCAATTGGGGAGAACCGGAGGATATAAGTGAGCAAATCGCAGATCAAACGAAGGGATTAACGTCATCCGATTTGGATCAAGTTGATGTAACAGATTCTGACGAATGTAGTGAAAGTAACCGGACTGACGACGAGTCATTTCAGTTAAAGGAGCATGTTTATTGTACAGTGTACTGCATCGCCAACGACAACTATCGGAAGCCTCCAGATAACCGTGAAACCACAGAACATCAACATATTGAGAAGATGACGCCGTCTACATCGGATGTAACACCAGCAGATTTATCTGTGGTTTTGCGGAGGCACAGCGATGCTGATACGGGCCACCGCCCCACTAACGTCCCAGAACCTTACACGTTATCGAACTTGATCGATTCTCGATCTCTGAGCAACTTTTACAACAGAGATTACAGTGTATCGGTTCTTATGACGTGTCGAATCTGTTTGGATGACAAGCATATAAAGCCGCTACATTGTTGCAAAAAGGCTGTCTGTGAGGAATGCCTAAAAAGATACATCAGTTCTCAGGTagcaaaacaaatgtttgcTGTTtgaaatgtgcgtgtgtgtgttcattaaaGCATCCAGAAAATGTCACCACCATAAAGGAGAAAGTGTGTCTAGCCAGACCCCTTAGACCTGTATGTTTGAACCTAGAACCACTCTGACAAGGGCTGGGCTTCCATCATAGGTTTGTCTGTTGGGCTTTACGGctttatttgttttctttggaGGAGCAGTTTGTTCATGGTCTTGGATCCTATAGTCTCCAGATTTCTCTTGAAGAGCTCCTAGCTTCTCCAAAGAGACTCTTAACATCTCCAGTGTGTACCCTATCTAGTGTGTCCCTTAGTTCCTCCAGAGAGTGTCCTAGCTTTTCCAAGGTTGCACCAAGTGGGCAGGAAGTGAGCTCTCGTCAGATGATAAACTTCCTGTTGGTGAGACAGCCAGTATGAAATTGTATGGCATCCAGAGAATGTGACTCTCCAAACTGGTGGTGAGACTCACAGTGCCCTCTATCACGTTTCAGGGAGGTCTGTCCTAgcctgttgcgtgtgtgtgtgtgagtgagtgagtgtgtatctgtgtgtgtcctagcctgttgtgtgtgtgtgtgtgtatgtctcagcctgtgtgtgtttgtgctcacACTGTCTCAGTGACCCATGCCATGTGTTAACTGGTGCATGTTAGGAATGCTTGTCCTAATGTGCTGTACAGTAATAGCTgagctttgtgtgtgcgtgtgtttgtatgtaattCCCTCTTTGTGTTAGTAATTGTTGTTTCTGGTCCAGGGAAGTCATGTGTTTCCTGCTTTCAGATCCTTCTGCCTGACATGGCTTCTTCTGACTCCTCAGTCTGTCACCGACACAGCGACCACAGACACAGCGACCACAGACACAGCGACCACAGACACAGCGACCACAGACACAGCGACCACAGACACAGCGACCACAGACACAGCGACCATGAAAGGTTGCATACCCACCTATACCGACACAGACATAGAAACACCAGACCCAGACACAGAGGTGTCTAGGTCTAGGTCACATATAGACTGAGATCACAGAGATAGTGGAGGTTTTGTTGAGACCAGGGGCTTTCTTGTCTCCTGTAAGCACAAAGAGAAAAGTCAGAAAGAAGTACAGACACAGCCTGTATGaactggtatgtgtgtgtgagtgtgtgtgggatctgctgtgctgtggctctggggaggagacaggggttGGCTGGTTCTTATTGACAGTTTAATCACAGAGTTCTGTCTCTGTGGAACGTAATGAAATCAGCCTGCCAGAGCACCGTCTGAATGAGCCTGCAGTGTGTCATGTTGGGAGTTTAGTTATAAATGCTGATCTGttggcatatgtgaagccctttgtgacattgGCAGTAAAAAAGGGTATACAAATACGATTGGATTTGATCTGTTGGTTGCAGGTAGGCAGTAGGAAAGTTGTACATCAATTGTTGTAGTAAAATTGTGGTAGTTAGAGAGGTTTTAGTCAGGTGGTACTTTAGTTAGCCTGTAGTTAGGTTGTCTGTTGTCCAGCAGGAGTGTGCACTAACCTGTTAGACCAGTTTGGTTAAACTGCTGCTCTTCACAGCCAGCATGAGTGAAACAGCCAACGCCCATTGTTATATTGTTACAATAACACACATCACAGATCTCAGTATGTAGGATAGAGTCGGAGACAGGGGGCATACTCTCATCTGTAGGATTACCAGTATGAGCGCATGATGTATTCTTTAGGATATGGAGGTGATGGTCTCTCCTGTGTAGGATACGGAGGTGATGGTCTGTTCTGTGTAGGATATGGAGGTGATAGTCTCTCCTGTGTAGAATATGGAGGTgatggtctctctcctctgtaggATATGGAGGTGATGGTCTCTCCTGTGTAGGATATGGAGGTgatggtctctctcctctgtaggATATGGAAGTGATGGTCTCTCCTGTGTAGGATATGGAGGTGATGGTCTCTCCTGTGTAGGATATGGAAGTgatggtctctctcctctgtaggATATGGAAGTGATGGTCTCTCCTGTGTAGGATATGGAGGTGATGGTCTTTCCTGTGTAGGATAGAGGTGTGTCTGCTCTTACCCTGAGTGATCTATCCACACTGCCCCACTCTGTGAGTCTTAGGTTGTACAAGGATCCAATAATATCCTTGTCAGAAAGCACCCATGGCAGTATCTGTGGTGAACCTCTTTTTTCGAAGCCCAGCCTACTCCAGCCTTGGCTTGCCCATCCCTGCCCCGCCAAGCTCAAGCCAGACTATTCCTGCCCAATTTAGATACAATTTGCCTAGCCTACCTCAATC belongs to Hypomesus transpacificus isolate Combined female chromosome 15, fHypTra1, whole genome shotgun sequence and includes:
- the rnf217 gene encoding probable E3 ubiquitin-protein ligase RNF217 isoform X2, with product MEDDQMSEDNYPCSTLGLVGSCEDETVYNVYKELPDKVESRGTDFAQDARDSKVQTAGSHLDMHMQRIEKRTSKENEDTDNFRRQSAVHILKRNFGTSRSFSTLNNNNNTADDQKDLDDNIVDIVIKRMESLDLEKSNWGEPEDISEQIADQTKGLTSSDLDQVDVTDSDECSESNRTDDESFQLKEHVYCTVYCIANDNYRKPPDNRETTEHQHIEKMTPSTSDVTPADLSVVLRRHSDADTGHRPTNVPEPYTLSNLIDSRSLSNFYNRDYSVSVLMTCRICLDDKHIKPLHCCKKAVCEECLKRYISSQVRVGRADIICPITECSGFLEESVVVSHLANEEVAKYRYFLELGRLDASTKPCPQCSLFTSLKTRSLQTPSRAEHKYKVQCSKCHFVWCFKCHAPWHQGLKCRDYRRGDKLLRTWASVVEHGQRNAQKCPRCKIHIQRTEGCDHMTCTQCNTNFCYRCGEKYRHLRFFGDHTSNLSVFGCKYRYLPEKPHLRRLVRGSVCVSKVVVAPVVIVLMVVIGALSLVIGCLSPLSRTGGLPHLLHL
- the rnf217 gene encoding probable E3 ubiquitin-protein ligase RNF217 isoform X1, with product MEDDQMSEDNYPCSTLGLVGSCEDETVYNVYKELPDKVESRGTDFAQDARDSKVQTAGSHLDMHMQRIEKRTSKENEDTDNFRRQSAVHILKRNFGTSRSFSTLNNNNNTADDQKDLDDNIVDIVIKRMESLDLEKSNWGEPEDISEQIADQTKGLTSSDLDQVDVTDSDECSESNRTDDESFQLKEHVYCTVYCIANDNYRKPPDNRETTEHQHIEKMTPSTSDVTPADLSVVLRRHSDADTGHRPTNVPEPYTLSNLIDSRSLSNFYNRDYSVSVLMTCRICLDDKHIKPLHCCKKAVCEECLKRYISSQVRVGRADIICPITECSGFLEESVVVSHLANEEVAKYRYFLELGRLDASTKPCPQCSLFTSLKTRSLQTPSRAEHKYKVQCSKCHFVWCFKCHAPWHQGLKCRDYRRGDKLLRTWASVVEHGQRNAQKCPRCKIHIQRTEGCDHMTCTQCNTNFCYRCGEKYRHLRFFGDHTSNLSVFGCKYRYLPEKPHLRRLVRGSVCVSKVVVAPVVIVLMVVIGALSLVIGLVAFPIYYICKRRRKRTHGTGRWI